Proteins co-encoded in one Candidatus Hydrogenedentota bacterium genomic window:
- a CDS encoding type II toxin-antitoxin system VapC family toxin encodes MITAVDTSVLIDVFRNDPRFGAVSAGALRRCVQEGRIVMCDVVCAELAAVFPSTKAFEEAAGLLGLDFLPMERDSAVLAGGMWRQYRRQGGDRTRVIADFLIAAHAQCQCDRLLTRDRGFCRKHFKKLRVIDPSA; translated from the coding sequence ATGATCACCGCCGTGGACACAAGCGTGCTGATTGACGTGTTCCGAAATGATCCCCGGTTCGGGGCTGTTTCCGCGGGCGCGCTCCGGCGCTGTGTTCAGGAGGGGCGGATTGTGATGTGCGACGTGGTCTGCGCGGAACTCGCCGCCGTCTTCCCGTCCACGAAGGCCTTCGAGGAGGCCGCCGGCCTGCTGGGGCTTGATTTTCTGCCCATGGAGCGGGACTCCGCCGTGCTTGCCGGGGGGATGTGGCGGCAGTACCGCCGTCAGGGCGGCGACCGCACGCGCGTCATCGCCGACTTTCTGATCGCGGCACACGCGCAGTGCCAGTGCGACCGGCTGCTCACGCGGGACCGGGGTTTCTGCCGGAAGCATTTCAAGAAACTGCGGGTGATTGACCCGTCAGCATGA
- a CDS encoding AbrB/MazE/SpoVT family DNA-binding domain-containing protein has translation MKAVVADRGQVTIPKALRDRLGIAPRTVLEFHEENGRLVACKAPQEDPVTRVLGCLELDRPTDEILADLRGEA, from the coding sequence ATGAAGGCCGTCGTTGCCGACAGGGGCCAGGTGACCATCCCAAAAGCACTCCGCGACCGTCTTGGAATCGCGCCGAGGACGGTGCTTGAGTTTCACGAGGAAAACGGGCGCCTGGTCGCGTGCAAGGCGCCGCAGGAGGACCCGGTGACCCGCGTGCTGGGCTGCCTCGAACTTGACCGCCCCACGGATGAGATTCTGGCGGACCTGAGGGGCGAGGCATGA
- the rsmI gene encoding 16S rRNA (cytidine(1402)-2'-O)-methyltransferase: MGTLYFIATPIGNMEDISHRALRVLGEVDAVACEDTRVTWRIFERYGIKAPANRFSYHDHNEENAARRVLGILEEGKSVALCTDGGCPGISDPGYRIAALCHESGHRIEVIPGPSAVTTALLASGLSTSSFTFKGFPPRKSGQRRRFFEMDRELPHTLVVFESPFRVGACLADAHAALGNRLAAVCIELTKKFESVHRGHLAELAAAFKDRQIKGEVTLVIAGNNPKFLGEDEDADGDDA; encoded by the coding sequence ATGGGAACGCTTTACTTCATCGCCACGCCCATCGGCAACATGGAGGACATCAGCCACCGCGCCCTGCGCGTGCTGGGCGAGGTGGACGCCGTGGCCTGCGAGGACACGCGGGTGACCTGGCGCATTTTCGAGCGCTATGGAATCAAGGCGCCGGCCAACCGTTTCTCCTACCATGACCACAACGAGGAGAACGCCGCGCGCCGGGTGCTGGGTATTCTGGAGGAGGGGAAATCCGTGGCCCTGTGCACCGACGGCGGCTGTCCGGGCATCAGCGACCCCGGCTACCGCATCGCCGCGCTCTGCCACGAGTCCGGCCACCGCATCGAGGTGATACCCGGTCCCAGCGCCGTGACCACGGCTTTGCTGGCCTCCGGCCTGTCCACCTCCAGCTTCACGTTCAAGGGGTTTCCGCCCCGGAAATCCGGGCAGCGCCGCCGCTTCTTCGAGATGGACCGGGAGCTTCCCCACACGCTGGTGGTTTTCGAGTCGCCTTTCCGCGTGGGCGCCTGCCTGGCCGACGCCCATGCGGCGCTGGGCAACCGGCTCGCCGCCGTCTGCATCGAGCTTACCAAGAAGTTCGAGTCCGTCCACCGGGGCCATCTGGCGGAGCTGGCCGCCGCCTTCAAGGACCGGCAAATCAAGGGCGAGGTGACCCTCGTCATCGCGGGAAACAACCCCAAGTTTCTGGGGGAGGATGAGGACGCGGACGGGGACGACGCTTAA
- a CDS encoding ComF family protein, whose translation MEPAGLSDTPRRSEWALVLRNFFLPVHCKACGGRILTEENGFFCPGCWARAPWIEPPCCTHCGRPHERMIALGNAPEHYPCADCREKPDRHIGRVFAAARYDGVVADAVKLCKFGGRQLLARPMGDALCACAADRMDPDLYDALVPVPLHRVRLRQRGFNQSLLLAEAALGAFPRAVVDESLKRIRPTLAQSRLKTQERAANVRGAFAVMGDSLKGKTVLLVDDVVTTRGTVTECARMMKKAGAKRVDVLAFALAVPEISYV comes from the coding sequence ATGGAACCGGCGGGACTGTCTGACACCCCCCGGCGTTCCGAGTGGGCGCTCGTCCTGCGCAATTTCTTCCTGCCCGTGCACTGTAAGGCCTGCGGCGGTCGCATCCTCACGGAGGAGAACGGCTTTTTCTGCCCCGGCTGCTGGGCGCGCGCGCCGTGGATTGAGCCGCCCTGCTGCACCCACTGCGGACGCCCCCACGAGCGCATGATCGCCCTGGGCAACGCCCCGGAGCATTATCCCTGCGCGGACTGCCGGGAAAAGCCCGACCGCCACATCGGCCGGGTCTTTGCGGCGGCGCGCTATGACGGGGTGGTCGCGGACGCGGTGAAACTGTGCAAATTCGGCGGGCGGCAACTGCTGGCCCGGCCCATGGGCGACGCCCTTTGCGCGTGCGCGGCGGACCGCATGGACCCGGACCTCTACGACGCGCTGGTCCCCGTGCCCCTGCACCGCGTGCGCCTGCGCCAGCGCGGTTTCAACCAGTCCCTGCTGCTGGCGGAGGCCGCGCTGGGGGCCTTTCCCCGCGCCGTTGTGGACGAGTCCCTGAAGCGCATCCGGCCCACCCTCGCGCAGAGCCGCCTCAAAACCCAGGAGCGCGCCGCCAATGTCCGGGGCGCCTTCGCCGTGATGGGCGACAGCCTCAAGGGCAAAACCGTGCTGCTCGTGGATGATGTGGTCACCACCCGTGGCACCGTCACCGAATGCGCCCGCATGATGAAAAAAGCGGGCGCAAAGCGGGTGGACGTGCTGGCCTTCGCCCTGGCGGTGCCGGAGATCAGTTACGTCTGA